In Thermocrinis minervae, a single genomic region encodes these proteins:
- a CDS encoding YgfZ/GcvT domain-containing protein gives MKGIKLKRFKIKVFGSQGKVLGKGLSEEHTAFLHNLLTNDIKSMKDGTLTYNLMLRQNGSPIRDFFVYKLGNYYILDTDEHPNSLIPELEKLKLSLRVYFEKLPYEHLLIFGNGAREYIKETFGLELEPQSLKSLDNLIVARNDLRIKEEAYEIMGQNLPEVPAQYIDEEDLEDLRIAKGIPAIGKELKEGFSPLEACLGGIAISFTKGCYVGQEAIARVYYKGRLPRALAQLEVDKGVQEGQEIVDQEGQRVGLITSVSPKSSLALGYILREKVKEGVTYTAGDKRVRLLKVYECQEEKPKPKAGTLLLGPKKPL, from the coding sequence GTGAAGGGTATAAAGCTAAAGAGGTTTAAGATAAAGGTCTTTGGAAGCCAGGGTAAGGTTTTGGGTAAGGGCCTTTCTGAGGAACATACTGCCTTTTTACACAACCTTCTTACCAACGACATAAAGTCTATGAAGGATGGCACCCTTACCTACAACCTCATGCTAAGGCAGAATGGCTCACCCATAAGAGACTTCTTCGTCTACAAGCTCGGAAATTACTACATACTTGACACCGATGAACATCCTAACAGTCTTATCCCAGAGTTGGAAAAGCTAAAGCTCTCTCTGCGTGTATACTTTGAGAAACTCCCATACGAGCATCTGCTTATCTTCGGCAATGGGGCTAGGGAGTACATAAAGGAAACCTTTGGCCTGGAGCTTGAACCTCAGAGTCTAAAGTCTTTAGACAATCTTATAGTGGCCAGGAATGACCTTAGGATAAAGGAAGAGGCTTATGAAATCATGGGTCAGAACCTTCCAGAGGTACCAGCTCAGTACATAGATGAGGAAGATTTGGAAGACCTCAGGATAGCCAAAGGTATACCGGCTATAGGTAAAGAGCTTAAGGAAGGATTTTCTCCCCTTGAGGCATGCCTTGGTGGTATTGCCATAAGCTTTACTAAAGGCTGCTATGTGGGTCAGGAGGCTATAGCTAGAGTCTACTACAAGGGAAGGCTTCCACGAGCTTTGGCTCAGCTTGAGGTGGATAAGGGTGTTCAAGAAGGGCAGGAGATAGTAGACCAAGAAGGTCAGAGAGTTGGCCTTATAACCTCTGTAAGTCCAAAGAGTAGTTTAGCTTTAGGTTACATACTGAGAGAAAAGGTAAAGGAAGGTGTTACCTACACAGCTGGAGACAAAAGGGTAAGACTGCTTAAGGTATACGAGTGTCAAGAAGAAAAGCCAAAGCCAAAAGCGGGAACCTTACTTTTAGGTCCTAAGAAACCTCTCTAA
- a CDS encoding TIGR00269 family protein, giving the protein MRKCVKCNKKAEVYLPQYRLSLCREHYIEWFENRVEGTIREFRMFSKKDRILVAVSGGKDSLSLWNTLHKLGYQADGLYIDLGIGQYSEDSKNLAIKFANNIGRELHTVSLKEEVLSIPEIKKEDPRPACSFCGTLKRYYMNHYAKKLGYNVVATGHNLDDEVAVLFSNVLSWNLDYLKRQYPVLEEGKGFVRKVKPLCKMSEKESALYAFMAGIEYIEYECPFSEGSTSIEYKKLLSELEERHPGTKLRFYMEFLRKIYPLLNQEQEQTNLRPCKVCGEPTSRDVCPVCALKAKVGKVTEPNV; this is encoded by the coding sequence ATGAGAAAATGCGTTAAGTGTAACAAAAAAGCTGAAGTCTATCTACCTCAGTACAGGCTCTCCCTGTGTAGAGAGCATTACATCGAGTGGTTTGAAAACAGGGTAGAGGGCACAATAAGAGAGTTTAGGATGTTCTCCAAAAAGGACAGGATACTTGTTGCTGTATCTGGTGGTAAAGATAGCCTATCCCTGTGGAACACACTACACAAGCTAGGCTATCAAGCTGATGGACTCTATATAGACTTGGGTATAGGTCAATACTCGGAGGATTCAAAGAACTTGGCCATAAAGTTTGCAAACAACATAGGAAGAGAGCTTCATACAGTAAGCCTTAAGGAAGAGGTTCTTAGCATACCTGAGATAAAAAAGGAAGACCCAAGACCTGCATGCTCCTTCTGCGGGACTCTAAAGAGGTACTACATGAACCACTACGCCAAAAAACTAGGCTACAACGTGGTGGCCACGGGCCACAACCTGGACGATGAAGTAGCTGTGCTCTTCTCCAACGTCCTTAGCTGGAACCTTGATTACTTGAAAAGGCAGTACCCTGTTTTGGAAGAGGGGAAGGGTTTTGTGAGGAAGGTAAAGCCTCTGTGTAAAATGAGCGAAAAGGAAAGTGCCCTGTATGCTTTTATGGCAGGCATTGAGTATATAGAGTACGAATGTCCCTTTTCGGAAGGTTCGACCAGCATAGAGTACAAAAAGCTCTTGTCGGAGCTTGAAGAAAGGCATCCTGGTACAAAACTTAGGTTCTACATGGAATTCCTCAGAAAGATCTATCCACTGTTAAACCAAGAGCAAGAGCAAACCAATCTAAGACCGTGTAAGGTATGCGGAGAGCCTACATCAAGGGATGTGTGCCCTGTATGTGCTTTAAAGGCTAAAGTCGGCAAGGTTACGGAGCCTAACGTATAA
- the hisH gene encoding imidazole glycerol phosphate synthase subunit HisH, with the protein MFVAIVDYFMGNLRSVSKALEHVGLNVVITQDSDVIRKARALVLPGVGAFRDAVRNLKALSLWDEILRFIESGRPFLGVCLGHQLLFERSYEFGEERGLGVFEGEVVLLPTKVKVPHIGWNQVWKKRESKLLEDIKDGEYFYFVHSYHVLPKDMSIVVGTTDYGIDFVSAIEYENIFSVQFHPEKSQKAGLKLLENFKRVVLNG; encoded by the coding sequence ATGTTCGTGGCGATAGTAGACTACTTCATGGGCAACCTAAGGAGCGTATCCAAGGCACTTGAGCACGTAGGTCTTAACGTAGTCATTACCCAGGACAGCGATGTCATCAGGAAGGCGAGAGCTTTGGTACTGCCCGGGGTTGGTGCCTTTAGGGATGCAGTAAGGAACCTAAAGGCTCTGTCCCTCTGGGATGAGATACTCAGGTTCATAGAATCTGGAAGGCCCTTTTTAGGCGTGTGTCTGGGGCATCAGCTTCTGTTTGAGAGGAGCTACGAGTTTGGAGAGGAAAGGGGTCTTGGTGTGTTTGAGGGTGAGGTGGTGCTCCTGCCCACGAAGGTAAAGGTACCTCACATAGGTTGGAACCAGGTCTGGAAGAAGAGGGAGTCTAAGCTCTTGGAAGACATCAAGGATGGAGAGTACTTTTACTTTGTCCACTCTTACCACGTTCTCCCAAAAGACATGAGCATAGTCGTGGGTACCACAGACTACGGTATAGATTTCGTGTCTGCTATAGAGTATGAAAACATATTCTCGGTGCAGTTCCATCCGGAAAAAAGCCAAAAGGCAGGTCTAAAACTCTTGGAGAACTTCAAAAGGGTAGTTCTAAATGGCTAA
- a CDS encoding AtpZ/AtpI family protein has translation MKGKDFLALTVGFNLAGGVIAGLMVGYAFDKWLMEGLFKVKTFPFGLIFFFIIGIVSGIRNAYRDLKRL, from the coding sequence ATGAAAGGTAAAGACTTTTTGGCCTTGACGGTGGGTTTTAACCTAGCGGGGGGAGTGATAGCGGGCCTCATGGTGGGTTATGCCTTTGACAAATGGCTCATGGAAGGCCTGTTCAAGGTTAAAACTTTTCCCTTTGGGCTTATCTTTTTCTTTATCATAGGTATAGTATCCGGTATAAGGAACGCTTACAGAGATCTTAAAAGACTTTGA
- a CDS encoding thiamine pyrophosphate-dependent dehydrogenase E1 component subunit alpha, with the protein MSQLLAEKFYFLMKLGREFELRAKEKYLKGNISGFLHLDIGQEAVSVGAVIGFGKGDLFCPYREHVLALARGMDPKLIMAELFGKVTGVSKGKGGSMHLYEPKLDFYGGNAIVGAHLPHAVGAAYARKVRGEKAGVLAIFGDGATNGGSFFESINLATVWEVPVLFLCVNNFYAIGTRIERVSAFKDTYLKVKDYMPAVQVDGMDVFAVYEAVVKAKEYIQEHSKPYYIEAITYRFEGHSMADKPDYRPPREVEMFRRRDPIELLRQKALQMGWLTEEQINIIDRRVEQIVEEAVEFALNSPDPDVEELYRDVYCGVCADALP; encoded by the coding sequence ATGAGTCAACTTTTGGCCGAAAAGTTTTATTTTCTTATGAAGCTTGGGAGGGAGTTTGAACTCAGGGCAAAGGAAAAGTACCTAAAAGGAAACATATCGGGCTTCCTACACCTAGACATAGGACAAGAGGCTGTGAGCGTCGGGGCTGTCATTGGTTTTGGTAAGGGAGATCTTTTCTGTCCTTACAGAGAACACGTGCTTGCTTTGGCTAGAGGTATGGATCCTAAGCTGATAATGGCAGAACTATTCGGCAAGGTCACAGGTGTATCAAAGGGGAAAGGTGGATCCATGCATCTGTACGAGCCCAAGCTTGACTTCTACGGTGGGAACGCTATAGTGGGTGCTCATCTTCCACACGCTGTAGGTGCTGCATACGCAAGGAAGGTTAGGGGTGAAAAGGCTGGAGTCTTAGCTATCTTTGGAGATGGTGCTACAAACGGTGGGAGCTTCTTTGAGTCCATAAACCTAGCCACAGTCTGGGAAGTACCTGTCCTTTTCCTATGCGTGAACAACTTTTATGCCATAGGTACGAGGATAGAAAGGGTATCCGCTTTTAAAGACACCTACCTCAAGGTAAAAGACTACATGCCTGCTGTTCAAGTGGATGGTATGGACGTGTTTGCCGTTTACGAAGCAGTGGTAAAGGCTAAAGAGTACATACAGGAGCATTCAAAGCCTTACTACATAGAGGCCATAACCTACAGGTTTGAAGGTCACTCCATGGCTGACAAACCCGATTACAGACCACCGAGGGAAGTGGAGATGTTCAGAAGGAGGGATCCCATAGAGCTGCTTAGGCAGAAAGCTTTGCAGATGGGATGGCTCACAGAAGAGCAGATAAACATCATAGACAGGAGGGTAGAACAGATAGTAGAAGAGGCTGTAGAGTTTGCCTTGAACTCTCCAGACCCAGATGTAGAGGAGCTTTACAGGGACGTATACTGCGGGGTGTGTGCTGATGCTCTACCGTGA
- a CDS encoding dihydrolipoamide acetyltransferase family protein, producing the protein MDYEIVMPQFSDTMERGKVVRWLKKEGEFVQKGDVIAEIEAEKAVMELQAFKSGILKAILVEEGQEVEVGKPIALLELKGEATQEKEPTVKEVTKQPKEEKPVFEKPKINVERLELPSGFASPYAKVLAKEYNINLEELQKEGRLPSPAHAKDVQEFLTERYFTPKALELLKEYELNIKEVLEEFGEVKITEDMLLAFIEKRGIPRKVPVSSVQKALIANLTKSVLSFPYFHIHEVFDFSFIPKIEGITLTHWIVKIVGDSMQVFERLRAIYREDHYLILPSSNVSVAVAVGEDLYNPVVKSVEKKNLRQIANELNQLRKRAEEKKLSLEEIQGATLTVSNLGMLGIRSFDAVLPYGHACIVAVGAMDQEGKAHLTFTFNHVVLNGFTAALFVKHLKERFSDRDYINFLLREVS; encoded by the coding sequence ATGGACTATGAAATAGTTATGCCTCAGTTTTCGGATACCATGGAAAGGGGCAAGGTGGTAAGGTGGCTAAAAAAGGAGGGTGAGTTTGTACAGAAGGGGGATGTGATAGCTGAAATAGAAGCTGAAAAAGCCGTTATGGAGCTTCAGGCCTTCAAGAGCGGCATACTCAAGGCTATCCTTGTTGAGGAGGGTCAAGAGGTAGAGGTAGGAAAACCTATAGCACTGCTGGAGCTAAAAGGAGAGGCAACTCAAGAGAAGGAACCTACGGTCAAGGAAGTTACCAAACAACCCAAAGAAGAAAAACCTGTCTTTGAAAAACCCAAGATAAACGTAGAGAGGTTGGAGCTTCCCAGTGGATTTGCATCACCATACGCCAAGGTTCTAGCGAAGGAATACAACATCAACCTGGAGGAGCTTCAAAAGGAAGGCAGGCTTCCTTCACCTGCGCATGCCAAAGATGTGCAAGAGTTTTTAACAGAGAGGTACTTTACACCCAAGGCTTTAGAGCTCTTAAAAGAATACGAGCTGAACATAAAGGAAGTTCTGGAGGAATTTGGCGAGGTCAAGATAACCGAGGACATGCTTCTGGCCTTCATAGAGAAGAGGGGAATACCCAGAAAAGTTCCCGTATCTAGTGTTCAAAAGGCTCTCATAGCGAACCTTACAAAAAGTGTACTCAGCTTCCCCTATTTTCACATACACGAAGTGTTTGACTTTTCCTTCATACCCAAGATAGAAGGTATTACTCTCACTCACTGGATAGTGAAGATAGTAGGGGACTCCATGCAGGTATTTGAAAGGCTAAGGGCCATATACAGAGAAGATCACTACCTTATCCTTCCTTCATCTAACGTATCAGTGGCTGTGGCAGTGGGAGAAGATCTATACAACCCGGTAGTGAAGTCTGTAGAGAAGAAAAACTTAAGACAGATAGCAAACGAACTAAATCAGCTGAGAAAGAGGGCAGAAGAGAAAAAACTCTCCTTAGAGGAAATACAGGGTGCTACTCTGACTGTCTCAAACCTTGGCATGCTTGGAATAAGATCTTTCGATGCTGTCCTGCCTTACGGACATGCATGCATAGTAGCCGTAGGAGCCATGGACCAAGAGGGTAAAGCACACCTCACCTTTACCTTCAACCACGTTGTGCTTAACGGTTTTACCGCTGCTCTTTTCGTCAAGCATCTAAAGGAAAGGTTTTCAGACAGAGACTATATTAACTTCCTCCTTAGAGAGGTTTCTTAG
- the pyrF gene encoding orotidine-5'-phosphate decarboxylase yields the protein MAKLCLALDLPSEKAKEVLFSLKGYPLVIKVGYKLFISHHRAITDLVKELGFELFLDLKLHDIPNTVKEGVLSARDLGADYLTLHILSGKQALREAVKVKGNTKLLGVSVLTSLTEEDLEDLGFCSSLEEEVVRLVSLGMSEGIDGVVCSGLEAPKIKDLFPHAFVVVPGVRFRGDEVQDQKRVLFLEDLPKGVVDMVVMGRSLLENLRRIDRALEILHER from the coding sequence ATGGCTAAGCTTTGCTTAGCTTTGGACCTTCCTTCTGAAAAGGCCAAGGAAGTCCTCTTTAGTCTGAAGGGCTACCCTCTAGTGATCAAGGTAGGTTACAAACTCTTCATCTCCCATCATAGGGCCATAACGGATCTTGTCAAAGAGCTAGGCTTTGAACTCTTTCTTGACTTAAAGCTTCATGACATTCCCAACACGGTCAAAGAAGGTGTACTGTCTGCCAGGGACCTTGGAGCTGACTACCTTACACTGCATATACTCTCTGGAAAACAGGCCTTGAGGGAAGCTGTAAAGGTAAAGGGAAACACAAAGCTCCTGGGTGTCAGCGTGCTCACTAGCCTCACAGAGGAAGACCTCGAGGATCTTGGCTTTTGCAGCAGCTTAGAAGAGGAAGTGGTTAGACTTGTATCTTTAGGTATGTCTGAGGGTATTGACGGTGTGGTATGCTCTGGTCTTGAAGCTCCTAAGATAAAGGATCTCTTCCCGCATGCCTTTGTGGTAGTCCCTGGAGTAAGGTTCAGGGGTGATGAGGTGCAGGACCAGAAGAGGGTCTTGTTCTTGGAGGACCTGCCTAAAGGTGTGGTGGACATGGTAGTGATGGGTAGGTCTCTCCTGGAGAACCTAAGAAGGATAGACAGAGCTCTGGAGATACTCCATGAAAGGTAA
- the coaE gene encoding dephospho-CoA kinase (Dephospho-CoA kinase (CoaE) performs the final step in coenzyme A biosynthesis.): MLKVGLTGNIGCGKSTVARFLKDLSCVVFDADQIIRSFYEEKGEVYQRIVSIFGREVLDQEGNIDRKKLADLVFSDEEKLRILEEITHNALYRKLDEEFSKLPKGSIVVVEASLLVEKGTYKNYDFLVVVYAPYEVCKRRAILKGMEEEDFERRWKRQMPIEEKLRYAHFIVDNSDSLERTERQVRDLYVRLRNLADFSL, translated from the coding sequence ATGTTAAAGGTAGGCCTTACAGGAAACATAGGGTGTGGAAAGTCTACTGTAGCCAGATTCTTAAAAGATCTGTCGTGTGTTGTCTTTGATGCAGACCAAATCATAAGGAGCTTTTACGAAGAGAAGGGAGAGGTGTATCAAAGAATAGTTTCCATCTTTGGAAGAGAAGTGTTAGACCAAGAGGGGAACATAGACAGAAAAAAGCTAGCAGATCTTGTCTTTTCGGACGAGGAAAAGCTAAGAATCTTGGAGGAGATAACCCACAATGCTCTGTATAGGAAGCTGGATGAGGAGTTTTCCAAGTTACCAAAAGGTAGCATAGTGGTTGTAGAAGCTAGCCTCCTTGTAGAAAAGGGAACTTACAAAAACTACGATTTTCTGGTGGTAGTTTATGCTCCTTACGAAGTGTGTAAGAGACGAGCCATCCTCAAAGGTATGGAGGAAGAAGACTTTGAGAGAAGATGGAAAAGGCAGATGCCCATAGAAGAAAAGCTCAGGTATGCTCACTTTATAGTGGACAACTCAGACTCCCTTGAAAGGACCGAGAGGCAAGTACGTGATTTATACGTTAGGCTCCGTAACCTTGCCGACTTTAGCCTTTAA
- a CDS encoding fumarate hydratase, whose product MREVRYEDIVQAVRSIAIKANYELPEDVVHAFERALKEEESEVGREVLSQILLNAKLAREEQMAYCQDTGVAVVFVDLGQDVHVVGGSLEDAINEGIRRAYTEGYLRASMVYDPVFERKNTKDNTPAIIHYRVVPGDRIRITFAPKGAGSENMSRLAMLKPADSWEGVKKFVLETVKLAGPNACPPLTVGVGIGGNFEYCALLAKRALLRPIGERSSDPVARRIEEELLEEINKLGLGPMGFGGTVTAVDVKVELYPCHIASLPVAVNIQCHASRHAEIEL is encoded by the coding sequence ATGCGAGAAGTAAGGTATGAAGATATAGTTCAAGCCGTCAGAAGTATAGCCATAAAGGCCAACTACGAGCTTCCAGAGGATGTAGTGCATGCTTTTGAAAGGGCTCTCAAAGAAGAAGAGTCTGAGGTGGGAAGGGAAGTCCTAAGCCAGATACTTTTAAACGCCAAGCTAGCTAGAGAAGAGCAGATGGCTTACTGTCAGGACACGGGCGTGGCCGTGGTTTTTGTTGATTTGGGGCAAGATGTACACGTGGTGGGTGGATCCTTAGAAGATGCCATAAACGAAGGCATAAGGAGAGCCTACACAGAAGGCTACCTGAGGGCTTCTATGGTGTACGACCCTGTGTTTGAAAGGAAGAACACCAAGGATAACACACCCGCCATAATCCACTACAGGGTTGTACCAGGAGATAGGATAAGGATAACCTTTGCACCGAAAGGTGCAGGTTCAGAAAACATGTCCCGCCTAGCTATGCTCAAGCCTGCAGACAGTTGGGAGGGTGTAAAAAAGTTTGTCCTAGAGACGGTAAAGCTTGCAGGACCTAATGCATGTCCTCCGCTAACCGTAGGTGTGGGTATAGGCGGTAACTTTGAATACTGTGCTCTACTTGCCAAGAGGGCCCTTCTTAGACCCATAGGAGAGAGAAGTTCTGACCCAGTCGCAAGAAGGATAGAGGAAGAACTCCTTGAGGAAATAAACAAGCTTGGACTAGGTCCTATGGGATTTGGAGGAACAGTCACTGCTGTGGACGTCAAGGTAGAGCTCTACCCTTGCCATATAGCATCCCTACCCGTTGCTGTAAACATCCAGTGCCACGCTTCAAGACATGCGGAGATAGAGCTTTGA
- the infC gene encoding translation initiation factor IF-3, producing the protein MQNYRVNRQIRGVKEVRLIDENGKQIGIVDIETALRMAEERGLDLVEIAPQANPPVCKLLDYGKFLYELKKKEKEAKKKQKEHAIEVKDIQLSTRIDEHDLQVKLKHMREFLQDGDKVKVRIKFKGREIMYPELGEKLANRIISELSDVGVLEAPPKKEGQFLIFALLPKKK; encoded by the coding sequence ATGCAGAACTACAGGGTTAACAGACAGATAAGAGGTGTAAAGGAGGTAAGGCTAATAGACGAGAATGGCAAGCAGATAGGTATAGTGGACATTGAGACAGCTCTGCGTATGGCTGAAGAAAGGGGGCTTGACCTCGTGGAGATAGCCCCGCAGGCTAATCCACCTGTATGCAAGCTCTTGGACTATGGAAAGTTCCTCTACGAGCTCAAAAAGAAAGAGAAGGAAGCAAAGAAGAAGCAGAAAGAGCATGCTATAGAAGTAAAGGATATACAGTTGAGTACTCGCATAGACGAACACGACCTTCAGGTTAAGCTAAAACACATGAGGGAGTTTTTGCAGGACGGAGATAAAGTAAAGGTGAGGATAAAGTTTAAGGGTAGAGAGATCATGTATCCTGAACTTGGTGAAAAACTCGCCAACAGGATAATATCCGAGCTGTCTGATGTGGGAGTCTTGGAAGCTCCTCCCAAGAAGGAAGGCCAGTTTTTAATCTTTGCCCTATTGCCTAAAAAGAAATGA
- a CDS encoding alpha-ketoacid dehydrogenase subunit beta, with product MLYRDALNLALDHAMEKDPTVVILGEDVGFYGGNYKVTEGLYAKYGDKRVIDTPIAENSIVGTAIGMATVGLRPVAEIMTANFAMLAMDQIVNNMAKIRYMSGGKIALPIVVRMPQGAAKQLAAQHSQSLEHMFASVPGLYVFCASDSISAYHGLLYAIRLDDPVIFLEHPLLYPMDFPFEYVKDFDPFKVRRIKEGKDVTIVSYLKMVHDVMAAVDELEKEGISCEVLDLVSLRPIDFEGIYESVRKTKRLVVVYEAPKTLGLGAEISARVSEELFYYLDAPPLRVAGEDVPIPYNRKLELMAIPTPERIYREILQWSRRHGL from the coding sequence ATGCTCTACCGTGATGCTTTAAACCTTGCCCTTGACCACGCTATGGAAAAGGACCCTACGGTGGTCATCTTAGGGGAGGATGTGGGCTTTTATGGAGGAAACTACAAGGTAACAGAAGGACTTTATGCCAAGTACGGGGACAAGAGAGTTATAGACACTCCCATAGCGGAGAATTCTATAGTGGGCACGGCCATAGGCATGGCTACGGTAGGTCTAAGGCCAGTGGCCGAGATAATGACAGCCAACTTCGCCATGCTAGCCATGGACCAGATAGTCAACAACATGGCGAAGATAAGGTACATGAGCGGTGGTAAGATAGCCTTACCTATAGTGGTACGCATGCCTCAGGGTGCGGCTAAACAGCTAGCAGCTCAACACTCTCAAAGCTTGGAGCACATGTTTGCATCCGTCCCAGGTCTTTATGTCTTTTGTGCCTCGGATTCCATAAGCGCCTACCATGGGCTTCTGTACGCCATAAGGCTTGACGATCCTGTCATATTCCTTGAGCATCCACTCCTTTATCCTATGGACTTTCCCTTTGAGTACGTCAAAGACTTTGATCCTTTCAAGGTAAGAAGGATCAAAGAAGGCAAGGACGTGACCATAGTGTCTTATCTAAAGATGGTGCACGACGTTATGGCGGCGGTAGATGAGCTCGAAAAAGAAGGCATCTCCTGTGAAGTCCTAGATCTTGTATCCTTAAGACCTATAGACTTTGAGGGTATATACGAATCGGTAAGGAAGACAAAAAGGCTTGTGGTAGTTTACGAAGCACCAAAGACTTTAGGGCTTGGAGCGGAGATATCTGCAAGAGTTAGTGAAGAGCTCTTCTACTACCTGGATGCTCCACCCTTGAGGGTAGCCGGTGAGGATGTTCCCATACCCTACAACAGGAAGCTAGAGCTTATGGCCATTCCAACACCTGAGAGGATATACAGGGAAATACTACAGTGGAGTAGAAGACATGGACTATGA
- a CDS encoding GGDEF domain-containing protein: MEGLREQLKLFEGYEGFEILKKAIQDLVENRWDREELKSLGEILYQNGVPYALIISLYSNLKEYFDQSTLSDFFYYLLLPYMKHAQETFKEELHMENLIDSVYRLKRFYMEFFQRFLEERSEELLEANKTPPFRKELYLLNTSIKEKHIEYLEEQREKLIDLLQEVLHQKDLMYVDWFIRKARDLVLLIQSWLDKLLIDSLKENVYKDPLTGLYNRLYLEEALPREAARAKRYGMALSIILLDLDNFKLINDTYGHLYGDSVLKKVAEIIVGSLRKSDVAFRYGGEEFVILLPYTDIRSAKVVAERIKKLCEEMLHITLSAGIKQISNFEDPMKDVECADMALYTAKREGRNRVVVFDG, translated from the coding sequence ATGGAAGGTTTAAGGGAACAGCTTAAGCTCTTTGAAGGCTACGAAGGTTTTGAGATTCTAAAAAAAGCCATTCAAGATTTAGTAGAAAACAGGTGGGACAGAGAGGAACTAAAAAGCTTGGGTGAAATTCTTTACCAGAACGGTGTTCCGTACGCACTGATTATCAGCCTGTACTCTAACCTGAAGGAGTACTTTGATCAGAGTACACTTTCCGACTTTTTCTACTACCTTCTCCTACCTTACATGAAGCACGCGCAAGAGACCTTTAAAGAAGAACTTCATATGGAGAATCTTATAGACAGTGTGTACCGTTTGAAAAGGTTCTACATGGAATTCTTTCAAAGGTTTTTGGAAGAAAGGTCAGAGGAACTTCTGGAGGCCAACAAAACACCACCCTTCAGAAAAGAATTGTACCTCCTTAATACTTCCATTAAAGAAAAACATATAGAATATTTAGAGGAACAACGCGAAAAGCTCATAGACCTCCTGCAGGAAGTACTCCATCAAAAAGACCTTATGTACGTTGATTGGTTTATAAGAAAGGCGCGCGATCTAGTACTGTTAATTCAATCATGGTTGGACAAACTACTTATAGATAGTCTGAAGGAAAACGTATACAAAGATCCTCTTACCGGCCTTTACAACAGACTTTACCTGGAGGAAGCCCTTCCTAGGGAAGCGGCAAGAGCCAAAAGGTACGGTATGGCCTTGTCTATAATACTCCTAGACTTAGACAACTTCAAGCTTATAAACGACACTTACGGACACCTTTATGGAGACTCGGTGTTAAAAAAGGTAGCGGAGATTATAGTCGGATCTTTGAGGAAGTCCGATGTGGCCTTTAGGTACGGAGGTGAGGAGTTCGTCATACTACTGCCTTACACAGATATAAGAAGCGCAAAAGTGGTAGCCGAAAGGATAAAGAAGCTGTGTGAAGAGATGCTTCATATAACTCTTAGTGCAGGTATTAAACAGATAAGCAACTTTGAAGACCCTATGAAGGATGTGGAGTGCGCAGACATGGCCCTTTACACGGCCAAGAGGGAAGGTAGGAACAGAGTAGTCGTCTTTGATGGATAG